A region from the Halosolutus gelatinilyticus genome encodes:
- a CDS encoding class I SAM-dependent methyltransferase: MTREQTRSSKAWYNALSRYYDVLVDPFQGRLRRRGIDRLGVSPGDRVLDVGCGTGRGVATLQNAVGSDGQVVGIDVAEQMCRLTRDRLDDEDPSAVVCGDALTLPFDTDSFDVVLASFTLELFEGDHRTTVLDEIRRVLIPRGRICVISPSTASKTISPLYTRLNDVFPTLVDSRPLDVSAVLAEAGFETTQTQIEWALVVPVELVVARCGSRT, from the coding sequence GTGACGCGGGAACAGACACGTTCCAGCAAAGCGTGGTATAACGCGCTCAGTCGGTACTACGACGTCCTCGTCGATCCCTTTCAGGGCCGTCTTCGGCGACGCGGAATCGATCGCCTCGGCGTGTCTCCCGGGGACCGCGTTCTCGACGTCGGCTGTGGGACCGGCCGTGGGGTCGCCACATTGCAGAACGCCGTTGGATCCGACGGCCAAGTCGTCGGGATCGACGTTGCAGAGCAGATGTGCCGGCTCACACGGGATCGCCTTGACGACGAGGATCCGTCCGCAGTTGTCTGTGGCGATGCGTTGACGTTGCCGTTCGATACCGACAGTTTTGACGTCGTTCTCGCGAGTTTCACGCTCGAACTGTTCGAAGGCGATCACCGGACGACTGTGCTCGACGAAATCCGCCGTGTGCTCATCCCACGGGGTCGAATCTGTGTCATCAGCCCCTCGACAGCGAGCAAGACCATTTCTCCACTCTATACGCGGCTCAACGACGTGTTTCCTACGTTGGTCGATAGTCGACCTCTCGATGTCAGCGCCGTCCTTGCCGAAGCCGGTTTCGAGACTACCCAGACGCAAATCGAGTGGGCGCTCGTCGTTCCGGTCGAACTCGTCGTTGCTCGGTGTGGGTCACGCACCTGA